One genomic window of Sphingobacterium oryzagri includes the following:
- the kduI gene encoding 5-dehydro-4-deoxy-D-glucuronate isomerase, which produces MSHTIFESRYAIGPRESKNLDTKGLRENFLIEKVFSADKIHFVYSHYDRYMAGGAMPVAGKLQLETIDELLKEPYFLSRRELGIINVGGDGKVEVDGSTYEINHKEALYIGKGAKEVFFSSNDAANPAKFYLNSTPAHQSYPTKRVTKADASKIELGALETSNHRTINQMLLNKVVDTCQLQMGMTELKPGSVWNTMPSHTHDRRMEVYFYFEIPEAQAVSHFMGPIDETRHIWMQNEQAVISPPWSIHSGAGTSNYTFIWGMAGENLDYDDMDKCAITDLR; this is translated from the coding sequence CAAAAATTTGGATACAAAAGGCCTACGGGAAAATTTCCTTATCGAAAAAGTCTTTTCTGCCGATAAGATCCATTTCGTTTACAGCCACTACGATCGCTACATGGCTGGCGGAGCCATGCCCGTTGCCGGAAAATTGCAACTGGAAACAATCGACGAATTGCTTAAGGAGCCTTACTTTTTGTCGCGTAGAGAACTCGGTATTATCAATGTCGGTGGCGATGGAAAAGTCGAAGTAGACGGCAGTACGTATGAAATCAACCATAAAGAAGCTTTGTATATCGGAAAAGGAGCGAAAGAGGTTTTCTTCAGCAGCAACGACGCCGCAAATCCAGCGAAGTTTTACCTTAACTCCACGCCAGCACACCAAAGTTACCCAACAAAACGTGTTACGAAAGCCGATGCCAGTAAAATAGAGCTTGGCGCATTGGAAACATCCAATCACCGCACCATTAACCAAATGCTGCTTAACAAAGTCGTTGATACCTGTCAACTGCAAATGGGTATGACCGAGCTCAAACCGGGATCGGTTTGGAATACCATGCCTTCGCACACGCACGACCGACGTATGGAGGTGTACTTTTACTTCGAGATTCCGGAAGCGCAAGCCGTTTCGCATTTTATGGGCCCAATCGATGAAACGCGCCATATCTGGATGCAAAACGAACAGGCGGTTATTTCGCCTCCTTGGTCAATCCATTCGGGCGCTGGCACAAGCAACTACACCTTTATCTGGGGAATGGCCGGCGAAAATCTGGACTACGACGATATGGATAAATGTGCAATAACCGACTTACGCTAA
- a CDS encoding DUF4861 family protein, whose product MKKGFLLLCTSCICLSGFAQRTIEVSNPTEHTREEVISIPYATFSKHFAVDSLFTIQLGSSAITLPYQLERQGKSNIQNVLILVPIQAKEKVSLQVHQAPSPASFPSKAFARYVPERLDDFAWENDVLAFRMYGKALEGHRDDAQGMDVWAKRTENLVINKWYKENDYHTDHGEGLDYYSVGQTLGVGDLALYFADSVHFTKHYRQYEILDNGPLRTSFKLLYEDTDVNGQHITLSKTITLDTKKHFNKISVSLENKKASQTPVVIGLAKRGEASPQFAFNAKKQFLAYWEPDVQNHGHTATALIVPKAKVAFIDRDKKQFLLSSTIKNNQAFVYYNGAAWDRAGQVTSAEQWETLVANEVDNIKKPLVVRLK is encoded by the coding sequence ATGAAGAAAGGTTTCTTACTTTTATGCACAAGTTGTATATGCTTATCGGGCTTTGCACAGCGAACTATCGAAGTTAGCAATCCGACCGAGCATACGCGGGAAGAAGTAATCAGCATCCCGTATGCCACGTTTAGCAAACACTTTGCGGTAGACTCGTTATTTACGATCCAGCTAGGATCATCAGCGATAACGCTGCCCTACCAACTGGAACGACAGGGCAAAAGCAACATCCAAAATGTGCTGATCCTCGTGCCTATCCAAGCGAAGGAAAAGGTATCGTTGCAGGTTCATCAAGCTCCGTCTCCAGCATCATTTCCATCAAAGGCTTTTGCTCGATATGTGCCGGAGCGCTTAGACGATTTTGCTTGGGAAAATGATGTACTGGCTTTCCGCATGTATGGAAAAGCCTTGGAAGGCCACCGCGACGATGCGCAGGGCATGGATGTTTGGGCCAAGCGAACAGAAAACCTAGTCATCAACAAATGGTATAAAGAAAATGATTACCATACCGACCACGGTGAAGGCCTGGATTATTACAGCGTGGGACAAACGCTTGGCGTGGGCGATCTTGCCTTATATTTTGCGGACAGCGTGCATTTTACCAAACATTATCGCCAATACGAAATACTGGACAACGGTCCGCTACGCACCAGCTTCAAGTTATTGTACGAAGATACCGACGTTAACGGTCAGCATATAACGCTTTCCAAAACCATTACACTCGATACGAAAAAGCACTTTAATAAGATCAGTGTGTCTTTGGAAAATAAAAAAGCGAGCCAAACGCCCGTAGTAATCGGATTAGCAAAACGAGGCGAAGCATCGCCGCAATTTGCTTTTAATGCCAAAAAGCAGTTCTTAGCTTATTGGGAACCAGATGTTCAAAACCACGGACACACGGCCACCGCACTAATTGTTCCGAAGGCAAAAGTTGCTTTTATTGATCGTGATAAAAAACAGTTTTTGTTAAGCAGCACGATCAAAAACAACCAAGCCTTTGTATACTATAATGGTGCGGCTTGGGATAGAGCCGGACAAGTAACCTCTGCCGAACAATGGGAAACGCTAGTCGCAAACGAAGTAGATAACATCAAAAAACCGTTGGTCGTACGGCTTAAATAA
- a CDS encoding SDR family oxidoreductase, which yields MSVLHKFDLTGKIALVTGCKRGIGKALAEALAEAGADIIGVSASLELENSKVAESVKALGRNFYPYQCNFADRESLYAFIHKVKSEHPVIDILFNNAGNILRKPAAEHPDDMWDEVIEINQNAQFILTRELGKEMLSRGSGKIVFTASLLTFQGGINVPGYAASKGAIGSLTKAFANEWAGKGVNVNAIAPGYIATDNTEALREDPERSSSILSRIPAGRWGQPDDFKGPAVFLASDASDYVHGTILTVDGGWMGR from the coding sequence ATGTCTGTATTACATAAATTTGATTTAACAGGTAAAATAGCGCTCGTGACAGGTTGCAAGCGCGGTATCGGCAAAGCGTTGGCCGAAGCACTGGCAGAAGCCGGTGCGGATATCATTGGCGTATCGGCCTCTTTGGAGCTCGAAAATTCGAAGGTGGCGGAGTCGGTAAAAGCGCTGGGTCGTAATTTCTATCCCTATCAATGCAATTTTGCTGATAGAGAATCGCTCTATGCATTTATCCATAAGGTAAAAAGCGAACATCCCGTCATTGATATCTTATTTAATAACGCGGGTAATATCTTGCGCAAACCGGCCGCAGAGCACCCGGATGACATGTGGGATGAGGTGATTGAAATTAATCAAAATGCGCAGTTTATTTTAACGCGCGAACTGGGAAAAGAGATGCTTTCACGTGGAAGCGGTAAAATAGTTTTTACAGCTTCGTTGCTAACATTCCAGGGAGGAATCAATGTGCCCGGTTATGCCGCATCCAAAGGCGCTATAGGCTCGTTAACCAAAGCTTTTGCGAATGAGTGGGCAGGAAAAGGTGTTAACGTAAACGCTATCGCACCAGGTTATATTGCGACCGACAACACCGAAGCGCTACGCGAAGATCCGGAGCGCTCATCTTCGATTTTGTCGCGGATTCCGGCGGGCAGATGGGGTCAACCCGACGATTTTAAAGGCCCGGCCGTATTCCTTGCTTCCGACGCTTCCGATTATGTGCACGGCACAATCCTGACCGTCGACGGTGGCTGGATGGGCCGATAG
- the nadD gene encoding nicotinate (nicotinamide) nucleotide adenylyltransferase → MAKIGLFFGSFNPIHVGHLIIAKYLCNFTELDEIWFVVSPQNPFKEKKSLGNMYDRLEMVNLAIEGEDKLRASDIEFGLPQPSYTIDTLIHLRERYPNKEFQLIMGEDNLQGFSKWKNADIILRDYKVIVYPRPGYDAGDYKNHPSVIMTDTPLMELSSTFLRKCIKEKKDIRYYTEDKVRDFIEKKGLYLF, encoded by the coding sequence ATGGCGAAGATAGGTTTGTTTTTTGGATCTTTTAACCCGATTCACGTAGGGCATCTCATCATCGCCAAATACCTGTGCAATTTTACCGAGCTTGACGAAATTTGGTTTGTCGTTTCGCCGCAAAATCCATTCAAGGAAAAAAAGAGCTTAGGCAATATGTATGACCGGCTAGAGATGGTCAATCTCGCGATCGAAGGTGAAGATAAGTTACGCGCTTCCGATATTGAATTTGGCTTGCCACAACCGTCGTATACCATCGATACCCTTATCCATTTGCGGGAGCGCTATCCCAACAAGGAATTTCAGCTGATTATGGGTGAAGATAACCTGCAGGGTTTTTCCAAATGGAAAAATGCCGATATCATCCTCCGCGATTATAAAGTTATTGTCTATCCCCGACCAGGATATGATGCAGGTGATTATAAAAATCACCCTTCGGTTATCATGACCGATACGCCGCTTATGGAGCTTTCCTCCACCTTCCTAAGGAAATGTATCAAAGAGAAAAAAGATATTCGCTATTATACCGAAGATAAGGTTCGGGATTTTATCGAGAAGAAAGGGCTTTACCTATTTTAA
- the gmk gene encoding guanylate kinase gives MSGKLIIFSAPSGAGKTTIVKRLLEKHGESLVFSISASTRTPRTGEVDGKDYYFISKDDFLHKIAKQEFIEFEEVYSGTFYGTLRKEVERIWASGKSVIFDIDVIGGLRLKSKFPENALAIFVNPPSLEVLKERLRGRGTDSEEKLQERFAKAESELSYADKFDVVLNNFDLDTACDEAERLVVDFLNK, from the coding sequence ATGAGCGGCAAATTGATTATATTTTCTGCACCATCCGGCGCAGGTAAAACCACTATAGTTAAAAGATTACTGGAAAAACACGGCGAATCGCTTGTTTTTTCCATTTCGGCAAGCACCCGTACACCGCGCACGGGTGAGGTAGATGGTAAGGATTACTATTTTATCAGTAAGGATGATTTTTTACATAAAATCGCCAAACAAGAGTTTATCGAATTTGAGGAAGTATACTCGGGCACTTTTTACGGCACGCTACGCAAAGAAGTGGAGCGTATCTGGGCGTCAGGGAAATCGGTTATTTTTGATATTGATGTAATCGGTGGATTGCGCTTAAAATCAAAATTCCCAGAAAATGCTTTGGCTATCTTTGTCAATCCACCATCTTTGGAAGTGCTTAAAGAGCGCTTACGCGGTCGCGGTACCGACTCGGAAGAGAAGCTACAAGAGCGATTTGCCAAAGCGGAATCGGAGTTGAGCTATGCTGATAAATTTGATGTGGTTTTAAATAACTTTGATTTGGATACGGCGTGTGATGAAGCGGAGCGCTTAGTCGTTGACTTTTTAAATAAGTAA
- a CDS encoding YicC/YloC family endoribonuclease — protein sequence MIKSMTGYGIGSQENGKVKYTVELKSLNSKFLELNLRLPKVVSDKEFALRSESSKLIERGKVNIFVTVEYADQTAKASAINAAMLTKYYKQLQEIAFQIGEKDASLFEMALNMPEVVTSNEDEVDEEEGKVLMEAFHNAVNKFNKFRQDEGQILKDDLESRVQMILSYLKQVEGVEGNRIPLIRERISHYLDEAVGKENVDMNRFEQEIIFYIDKLDITEEKVRLRSHCNYFVQALNASDSNGKKLGFISQEMGREINTLGSKANDANIQQIVVRMKEELEKIKEQLLNVL from the coding sequence ATGATAAAATCTATGACAGGGTATGGCATTGGTTCCCAGGAAAACGGGAAGGTTAAATATACCGTCGAATTAAAATCCCTGAATTCGAAATTTCTGGAACTTAATTTACGCCTGCCAAAGGTTGTATCGGATAAAGAATTTGCTTTACGATCGGAATCCAGCAAACTGATCGAGCGCGGCAAGGTTAATATTTTTGTAACCGTGGAGTATGCTGACCAAACGGCCAAAGCATCCGCCATCAACGCGGCCATGCTGACTAAATACTACAAACAATTACAAGAAATAGCTTTTCAAATAGGTGAAAAAGATGCTTCACTTTTTGAAATGGCGCTAAATATGCCTGAAGTCGTTACATCAAATGAAGATGAAGTCGATGAAGAAGAAGGCAAGGTACTTATGGAAGCCTTCCATAATGCCGTAAATAAATTCAACAAGTTTCGCCAAGATGAAGGACAGATCTTAAAAGATGATCTCGAAAGCCGGGTGCAAATGATCCTGTCGTATTTAAAGCAAGTCGAAGGAGTAGAGGGCAATCGTATTCCCTTAATTCGGGAACGTATCAGCCATTATCTGGACGAAGCCGTCGGCAAAGAAAATGTTGATATGAATCGATTTGAGCAAGAGATTATTTTCTATATCGACAAGTTAGATATCACCGAAGAGAAGGTCAGACTGCGCAGCCATTGCAACTACTTTGTGCAGGCACTGAATGCGAGCGATTCTAATGGAAAGAAATTAGGCTTTATTTCGCAGGAAATGGGCCGGGAGATCAATACGCTAGGCTCTAAAGCTAATGATGCTAATATCCAGCAGATCGTCGTACGGATGAAAGAAGAACTTGAAAAAATTAAAGAACAACTGCTTAACGTATTATAA
- a CDS encoding CAP domain-containing protein codes for MRILTFMLLLLWSCAVSGQRKKITVDKRSAKEAYIYLIAFRENPQAMMRELGVRFDAKQVSQVKLRWNNDLAKAAEARARDMAERNYFEHTTPEGIGPNLYMVNAGYALNADWVKKKSANNFESIAANHATAVDGVKAFIIGKGSPGFMHRKHVLGMDAWNGSLQDIGIGFVRIPEGATYKTYLSVIIAKHDW; via the coding sequence ATGCGTATTCTAACCTTCATGTTGTTGCTGTTGTGGAGTTGTGCTGTGTCCGGACAGCGAAAGAAAATAACGGTCGATAAACGTTCGGCAAAGGAGGCATACATTTACCTGATTGCTTTTCGTGAAAATCCACAAGCCATGATGCGTGAACTTGGTGTACGTTTCGACGCAAAGCAGGTTTCGCAGGTTAAACTGCGCTGGAACAATGATTTAGCTAAGGCGGCAGAAGCGCGTGCGAGAGACATGGCCGAACGAAACTATTTTGAACACACGACGCCCGAGGGCATCGGGCCTAATCTATATATGGTCAATGCCGGATATGCGCTGAATGCCGATTGGGTAAAGAAGAAATCCGCGAATAATTTTGAATCCATTGCCGCCAACCATGCAACGGCTGTAGATGGTGTAAAAGCTTTTATTATCGGAAAAGGATCGCCGGGATTTATGCATCGAAAACATGTGCTGGGCATGGATGCCTGGAATGGCTCTTTACAAGACATCGGGATTGGTTTTGTACGCATACCCGAAGGAGCAACATATAAAACCTATTTAAGCGTTATTATAGCCAAACACGACTGGTAG
- a CDS encoding IS1182 family transposase — MKVQFKALPSNSPVLFPENILDRIPLNHPVRLVNQVVDQLDIAHLISQYKGGGTTSFHPRMLLKVLFYAYLSNIYSCRKIERALQENIHFIWLSGNSTPDYRTINYFRAKRLKGQIQDLFASIVRMLHELEYVSLHVQYVDGTKIESAAGRYTFVWKKSIQKNKLKLEANIAAVLSSIDAQITEDQSSLGNQEISKAIDSAGLKERIKTINAKLRAGSKSTDKQLKKLEEDYLPRLEKYEQQLEILGDRNSYSKTDTDAVFMRMKEDHMKNGQLKPAYNTQISTEEQFITHYSIHQTTADTTTLPGHLESFESHYGKQSESIVADAGYGSEQNYELMERKGITAFVKYNYFHTEQKRKHRQDPFSVQNLYYNQQEDFYICPAGQKLSFIGHATRFSTNGYAAQVSCYQAQRCEGCPMRGQCHKAQGNRLIEVNHRLTQLRAKARELLLSEQGLYHRSKRPVEVEAVFGQMKSNNKFTRFSMKGLEKVAVEFGLMAIAHNLRKWARKWKNRALIGNPDGKSSLPAINIGLERVKSTIYRLAA, encoded by the coding sequence ATGAAAGTACAATTTAAAGCCCTTCCATCCAATAGTCCGGTCCTATTTCCTGAAAATATTTTGGATCGTATTCCATTAAACCATCCCGTTCGATTGGTTAATCAGGTTGTTGATCAACTGGATATCGCGCATCTGATCAGTCAATATAAAGGCGGAGGTACGACGAGTTTCCATCCCAGGATGCTTCTTAAAGTTTTATTCTACGCTTATCTAAGCAATATCTATTCATGTCGAAAGATCGAACGCGCCTTGCAGGAGAACATCCATTTCATTTGGCTTTCAGGAAACAGTACGCCTGATTATCGCACGATCAATTATTTTCGAGCTAAACGTCTTAAAGGTCAAATACAGGATCTATTTGCCAGCATCGTTCGGATGTTGCATGAACTGGAGTACGTCAGTTTGCACGTTCAGTATGTAGATGGCACCAAGATCGAATCGGCAGCGGGTCGCTACACATTTGTTTGGAAGAAATCTATCCAGAAGAACAAGTTAAAACTGGAAGCCAACATCGCTGCTGTACTTTCCTCGATTGACGCGCAGATAACCGAAGATCAATCTTCCTTAGGCAATCAAGAAATTAGTAAGGCAATCGATAGTGCAGGATTGAAGGAAAGAATCAAAACGATAAATGCCAAGCTCAGAGCGGGCAGTAAGTCTACCGATAAGCAGCTCAAGAAACTTGAAGAAGACTATTTACCGCGATTGGAAAAATATGAACAACAACTGGAAATACTAGGGGATCGCAATAGTTATAGTAAAACAGATACGGATGCTGTTTTTATGCGGATGAAAGAAGATCACATGAAAAACGGTCAGCTCAAACCGGCCTACAATACACAAATCAGTACCGAAGAGCAGTTCATCACCCACTACAGTATCCACCAAACGACCGCAGACACCACAACCTTACCGGGACATCTGGAAAGCTTTGAATCTCATTACGGAAAGCAAAGTGAATCAATTGTAGCGGATGCCGGATATGGTAGCGAGCAAAACTATGAGCTGATGGAAAGAAAAGGGATAACCGCTTTTGTCAAGTACAATTACTTTCATACGGAGCAAAAGCGTAAACACAGGCAGGATCCTTTTTCGGTGCAAAACTTGTATTACAACCAGCAGGAGGACTTTTATATATGTCCAGCAGGACAGAAGCTTAGCTTTATAGGCCATGCGACTCGATTCAGCACCAACGGATATGCTGCACAAGTGAGTTGCTATCAAGCTCAGCGATGTGAAGGTTGCCCGATGCGCGGACAGTGCCATAAAGCTCAAGGTAATCGTCTGATTGAAGTGAACCACCGACTTACCCAGCTCAGGGCTAAAGCTCGGGAATTGCTGTTGTCAGAACAAGGGCTCTATCATCGAAGTAAGCGACCCGTAGAAGTTGAAGCTGTATTTGGACAGATGAAAAGCAATAACAAGTTTACCCGGTTCAGTATGAAAGGATTGGAGAAAGTTGCCGTGGAGTTCGGTTTGATGGCCATTGCTCATAACCTAAGAAAATGGGCAAGAAAGTGGAAAAACAGGGCTTTGATTGGCAATCCTGATGGCAAAAGCTCCCTACCAGCGATAAATATAGGTCTGGAAAGGGTAAAAAGTACGATATATCGACTTGCAGCCTAA
- a CDS encoding DedA family protein: MEIISAVIDFILHIDDHLATLIAEYNYWIYLILFLIIFVETGLVIMPFLPGDSLLFATGMFAAQGMLDIYTSIALMLIAAVLGDACNYLIGKYAGDKFVKLRLFGKQLVKPEYIVKTHGFYAKHGPQTIIIARFVPIVRTFAPFVAGIGKMKYGIFLTYNLIGGVVWVVGITLAGYFLGNIPWVANNFEKVVLGIILVSVLPILIGLIKERKTVVKEA, from the coding sequence TTGGAAATCATATCTGCTGTTATTGATTTCATCTTACATATTGATGATCATTTAGCAACGCTTATTGCCGAGTATAATTACTGGATTTACCTTATCCTGTTTTTGATCATTTTCGTTGAAACCGGTTTGGTCATTATGCCCTTTTTACCGGGCGATTCTTTATTGTTTGCTACCGGTATGTTTGCCGCGCAGGGGATGTTAGATATCTATACCAGCATCGCGCTCATGTTGATCGCAGCGGTACTGGGCGATGCTTGTAATTACCTTATTGGTAAGTATGCCGGCGATAAATTTGTGAAGTTACGGCTGTTTGGTAAACAACTGGTCAAGCCGGAATATATCGTAAAAACGCATGGCTTCTATGCCAAACACGGTCCGCAGACAATTATCATTGCGCGCTTTGTACCTATTGTGCGCACCTTTGCGCCTTTTGTGGCAGGCATAGGAAAAATGAAATACGGGATTTTTCTAACCTATAATTTAATAGGCGGAGTCGTTTGGGTTGTGGGTATTACCTTAGCTGGATATTTCCTCGGAAACATTCCATGGGTGGCGAATAATTTTGAGAAAGTCGTGCTCGGTATTATACTGGTATCGGTGCTTCCTATCCTAATAGGATTGATAAAAGAAAGAAAAACTGTTGTAAAGGAAGCCTAG
- the dnaN gene encoding DNA polymerase III subunit beta: MRFIVSTSILLKQLQAISGASSSSTVLPILENFLFEIKDNLLTISATDLQTSMVTSLQIEAKEEGKVAMPSKILIETLKTLPDQPVAFSVDTSTLAIEISAGDGKYKLSGENADDFPKIPVVDNVSTVSLGASILSEAINKTIFAVSNDELRPAMSGVLVQLAEQSITFVSTDAHKLVRYRRTDVSSDKPTSLILPKKALTLLKSSLPSDETVVSIEYNNTNAFFQFGNIHLICRLIDERYPDYEAVIPQVNPNKLTVDRLLFLNTLRRVVIFANKTTHQVRLKISGSELHISAEDLDFSNEAHERLSCQFEGQDMEIGFNAKFLVEMLNNLSASEVVIEMSTPNRAGLLIPAIKEDNEDILMLVMPVMLNNI; the protein is encoded by the coding sequence ATGAGATTTATTGTATCCACTTCAATTTTATTAAAACAATTACAGGCAATTAGCGGGGCTTCAAGCAGCAGTACGGTGCTTCCTATCCTTGAAAACTTCTTATTCGAGATCAAAGATAATTTGTTGACCATATCGGCAACAGATCTGCAAACAAGTATGGTAACATCGTTGCAGATCGAAGCAAAGGAGGAAGGAAAAGTGGCGATGCCTTCCAAAATTTTGATTGAAACTTTAAAGACACTTCCTGATCAACCCGTTGCATTCTCTGTTGATACCAGCACTTTGGCTATTGAGATCAGCGCCGGCGATGGTAAATACAAGTTGAGCGGTGAAAATGCCGATGATTTTCCGAAGATTCCGGTAGTAGACAATGTTTCTACCGTTTCTTTAGGCGCTTCTATCTTGTCAGAAGCCATCAACAAAACCATATTTGCGGTGAGCAACGACGAGTTGCGTCCGGCTATGTCGGGCGTGTTAGTGCAGTTGGCCGAGCAAAGTATTACTTTCGTATCAACCGATGCACATAAACTGGTTCGTTACCGGCGCACCGATGTAAGTTCAGATAAACCAACGTCACTTATTTTGCCAAAGAAAGCATTGACTTTGTTAAAGTCTTCCTTGCCTTCTGATGAAACGGTAGTTTCTATCGAATATAATAATACCAATGCCTTTTTCCAGTTTGGAAATATTCACTTAATCTGTCGTTTGATTGATGAGCGCTACCCCGATTACGAGGCGGTTATTCCACAAGTCAACCCAAATAAATTAACGGTTGATCGCTTGCTGTTTTTAAATACGCTCCGTCGTGTCGTCATTTTTGCTAATAAAACCACCCACCAGGTACGCTTGAAAATTTCCGGCAGCGAATTGCATATTTCTGCTGAAGATTTGGATTTTTCTAACGAAGCGCATGAGCGCCTAAGCTGCCAGTTTGAAGGGCAGGATATGGAAATCGGTTTTAATGCCAAGTTTCTTGTCGAGATGCTTAACAACCTAAGTGCGAGCGAGGTCGTTATTGAGATGAGCACGCCAAACAGAGCGGGTTTACTAATCCCGGCTATAAAAGAAGATAACGAGGACATCCTGATGTTGGTGATGCCGGTTATGTTGAATAATATCTAA
- a CDS encoding ATP-binding protein produces MQFKDIIGHDQVKEHLLHTVKDNRVSHAQLFLGPEGSGSLALAVAYAQYINCENKQDNDSCGVCSSCNKYQKLIHPDLHFSYPFFAKGKDEVAVTYLDEWRKAFLANPYMGLDFWRHHLDAENKQANINIAEAHDIIKKLSLKAFEAEYKVLIMWLPEFLDVQGNALLKLIEEPPAKTLFLLVAENQDRILNTIISRTQLVKVFKLNHSQVRDYLIDVKKVDGQRANALSFIADGNLQMALNLLEEDENPFFDTLLHWLRFVVTDAGLHIIRYCEEDFPKLGRENQKNFLLYAINMLRQIVLIQQGLQQLVLLQGAELDFVQKFSENFRSEQLEIAIDLLEKTHYKVERNANPKILFLDLSLQLVLIFKYQTFPQGTQYI; encoded by the coding sequence ATGCAGTTTAAAGATATCATTGGACACGATCAAGTAAAGGAACATTTGCTCCACACGGTTAAAGATAACCGGGTTAGCCATGCGCAACTTTTTTTGGGTCCGGAGGGTTCGGGCAGCTTGGCGCTGGCCGTAGCCTATGCTCAATATATCAACTGTGAAAACAAACAGGATAACGACAGTTGTGGCGTGTGTAGCTCGTGCAATAAATACCAAAAACTTATCCATCCCGATTTACATTTTTCGTATCCCTTTTTTGCAAAGGGAAAAGATGAAGTCGCAGTGACGTATCTTGACGAATGGCGAAAGGCCTTTCTGGCTAATCCGTATATGGGCTTAGACTTTTGGCGGCATCATCTCGACGCCGAAAACAAGCAGGCCAACATCAATATTGCAGAGGCGCATGATATTATCAAAAAGCTTAGTTTGAAAGCTTTTGAAGCGGAATATAAGGTATTGATCATGTGGCTTCCGGAGTTTCTGGACGTGCAAGGGAATGCCCTGTTAAAGCTTATTGAAGAACCCCCGGCAAAGACACTCTTTCTGCTGGTTGCTGAAAATCAAGATCGAATTTTGAACACCATTATCTCGCGTACGCAGCTGGTCAAAGTTTTTAAACTCAACCACAGCCAGGTAAGGGATTATCTTATTGATGTAAAAAAGGTAGATGGGCAACGCGCGAATGCACTTTCGTTTATTGCAGACGGTAATCTGCAAATGGCATTGAACCTGCTGGAAGAAGACGAAAACCCTTTTTTTGATACGCTTTTGCACTGGCTACGCTTTGTGGTGACAGATGCCGGCTTACACATCATTCGGTATTGTGAGGAAGACTTTCCAAAGCTAGGACGGGAAAATCAGAAAAATTTCTTACTTTATGCCATTAATATGTTGCGCCAAATTGTATTGATCCAACAAGGATTGCAGCAACTGGTGCTATTACAAGGTGCTGAGTTAGATTTTGTGCAGAAATTTAGTGAGAATTTTCGGAGCGAACAGCTGGAAATCGCGATCGATCTGCTGGAAAAAACACACTACAAAGTAGAACGCAATGCAAATCCTAAAATTTTATTTTTAGATTTATCTTTGCAATTAGTTTTAATATTTAAATATCAAACGTTCCCACAAGGGACTCAATATATATAA